In Nocardia sp. XZ_19_385, the sequence CATGACGCCGGAGCCGAAGCTGCTGAGCAGCTGCAGGATCGGGCTGATCAGCTGGTCGACGCCCGGCAGCGCGGACAGCGACGCGCCGTTGAGCAGCGAGTTCACCGCGGAGGCCGGGTCGCTGATCACCGAGGACAGCCCGGCGGTGTCGGCGATGGAGGCGACCTGCTTCTGCAGCTCGCCGGAGGTGAGCGCACTGGTGGCGCCGGTGAGCGCGCTGGTGGCCGCGGTCTGCGCCTGCTGTGCCGCCTCGGTGATGGAGGTCTGGGCACCGCTGAGCAGGCTCGACACGTCGGTCGGCACGGCGTTGAGCAGGTTCTGGGTGTCGGCGACAGGCTGACCGGTCAGTCCGCCGAGCCCCAGCCCGGCCGGCATGGTGCCCGCGTTCTGCTGATCCTCGGCGAGCTTGCGCGCGTAGACCAGCGCGGGCGACTCGGGTTCGGCCACCTCGGCGGGCCATTGCCCGAGCGGCACGTCCGGAATCGCCTGCTGGGTGGCCTGCACGGCCGAGACGGCCGGTTCGTGCGAGGTCGCCGCGGCGTGCTGCAGCGACTCCGAGGCCGGGATGTCCTGCGGCGCGATCACGCCGGTGTTCCCGGTATCGATTGGCTTCATGTCCCCCGCCTCAGATCTTGTTGTTCTGCACGGCCAGATTGACCGCGTTGCTGCCGTCCTGGGCGAGGTACTCCTGGGCCGCGGTCATGGCGCCTGCGGCCAGATCCGTGTACTTCGACGCGAGCTCGTTCATGTCTTTGGCCTGCAGCACCTGGGCCGCGGCGAAGCTCATCAGAAAGTCGGCGCCGATCAGGCCGAAGACCGGTGTCATCGCGGCAACGCTGGCCGCCGAGTCGACATTGGCCACCCCGAAGATCTGGCTTGCGATATTGGCGTTCTGGACGCCGAACATCCGCACCGCGTCAGTGTCCGCCGAGAGAAAATTCGTCAAGTTGGCACCCCCCAATTTGTTGTGCACATCAGTGTTTCGCCACCTAGCGTTCGAACCTGCCGCTACGGTTGGCGCTCAATATAGCCGAGAAGGCCGTCAGTTTTCGAGCCGATACAGGTGTCCGGATGCCTA encodes:
- a CDS encoding type VII secretion target, whose product is MTNFLSADTDAVRMFGVQNANIASQIFGVANVDSAASVAAMTPVFGLIGADFLMSFAAAQVLQAKDMNELASKYTDLAAGAMTAAQEYLAQDGSNAVNLAVQNNKI